One Fusobacterium nucleatum genomic window carries:
- a CDS encoding MFS transporter, whose product MKKSIIGLLWSVVLLTQMLFDYPTGSFADRYGRLKIFTVGMVLTGSAIVMIAYSVNITMLYISAILMGIGESQISGTLFPWFVNSLDKVENLQEKEEYILKSNGQVQYSTNIIGILTGFAISLLNLDYKFILILAGTFQAINGILIYFSFQDNKSIEANLIKIGKKSFQVFLKENKLWIYTLAMTIHYSFYSVHLFIWQPRANLLGVIGSKLTGINSIYLSCLVVSGLIIKYKKEIKNYLYILCVILIPISLIIIYQSQNLILYLLGTILLGMSNGMVAPQIMSTVHYFIPDEVRSSVISLLSSLSSIFLIFLQVIIGKILDIKGNYYLEILCVLFGIIYIICIILIFKWLRENRNKI is encoded by the coding sequence ATGAAAAAGAGTATAATAGGTTTACTTTGGTCTGTTGTTTTGCTGACACAAATGTTATTTGACTATCCTACTGGAAGCTTTGCAGATAGATATGGTAGACTAAAAATTTTTACTGTTGGTATGGTGCTAACAGGAAGTGCCATAGTTATGATAGCATATAGTGTTAATATAACTATGCTGTATATTTCAGCCATATTAATGGGAATTGGAGAATCTCAAATAAGTGGTACATTATTTCCTTGGTTTGTAAATAGCTTAGATAAAGTAGAAAATCTACAAGAGAAAGAAGAATATATTTTAAAAAGTAACGGGCAAGTTCAATATTCTACTAATATTATAGGAATTTTAACAGGATTTGCAATTTCTCTTTTAAATTTGGATTATAAATTTATACTTATTCTTGCAGGAACATTTCAAGCCATAAATGGAATTTTAATTTATTTTTCTTTTCAAGATAATAAAAGTATAGAAGCAAACTTAATAAAGATAGGAAAGAAAAGTTTTCAGGTATTTTTAAAAGAAAATAAATTATGGATATATACTCTTGCAATGACTATTCATTATTCTTTCTATTCAGTCCATCTTTTTATATGGCAGCCTAGAGCAAATTTATTAGGAGTTATTGGAAGTAAACTCACTGGAATTAATAGCATATATTTATCATGTTTGGTAGTTAGTGGACTTATTATTAAATATAAAAAAGAAATTAAAAATTATTTATATATTTTATGTGTAATTTTAATTCCTATATCTTTGATAATTATTTATCAATCCCAAAATCTTATTTTATATCTTTTAGGTACAATTCTTTTAGGGATGAGTAATGGCATGGTAGCACCTCAAATTATGAGTACAGTTCATTATTTTATTCCAGATGAGGTGAGGTCATCAGTTATATCTTTGCTCAGTTCCCTATCAAGTATCTTTTTGATATTTTTACAAGTGATAATTGGAAAAATATTGGATATAAAAGGAAATTATTATCTTGAAATTTTATGTGTATTGTTTGGAATTATTTATATTATTTGTATAATATTAATTTTTAAATGGCTAAGAGAAAATAGAAATAAAATTTAG
- a CDS encoding ATP-binding protein produces MKKGIGVGIEDFKKIIEEDCYYFDKTNYIEELLKDRTEIKLFTRPRRFGKTLNMTTLKYFFDVRNAEENKKLFKNLYIEKSEYFKEQGQYPVIFITLKDLKKNTWEECFFGVKELLRSLYNDFNFIRETLNESDLKEFDKIWLKEEGANYDSSLLNLTKYLYNYYQKRVILLIDEYDSPLITANQRGYYKDSINFFRNFLSLVLKTNSNLKMGVLTGIVQVAKEGIFSGLNNVIVCNILGNDFETFFGLSEEEVENSLKYFELEYEIEEVKKWYDGYKFGNSEVYNPWSIINYLRTKELQAYWVNTSDNALIYDNLKNSTVDVFNNLQTLFEGKEIKKEISPFFTFEELSKFDGIWQLMVYNGYLKINEKLSNDEYMVKIPNYEIQTFFKKGFIDKFLVSGNYFNPMMDTLLDGDIEEFERRLQNIFLVNTSFYDLKGEKVYHSLFLGMLIWLRDKYEVKSNGERGHGRYDAMLIPLDKVKPAYVFEFKVSKTIKGLNAKAEEALEQIKEKQYDVGLKEKGISKIYRIGIAFKGKNVKVKYEIA; encoded by the coding sequence ATGAAAAAAGGGATAGGTGTGGGAATAGAAGATTTTAAAAAGATAATAGAAGAAGATTGTTATTATTTTGATAAAACTAACTACATAGAAGAACTTTTAAAGGATAGAACAGAAATAAAATTATTTACCCGTCCAAGAAGATTTGGAAAGACATTGAATATGACAACATTAAAATATTTTTTTGATGTGAGAAATGCAGAAGAAAATAAAAAATTATTTAAAAATTTATATATAGAAAAATCAGAATATTTTAAAGAACAAGGACAATATCCAGTTATTTTTATTACATTGAAAGACTTAAAAAAGAATACTTGGGAAGAATGTTTTTTTGGAGTTAAAGAATTATTAAGAAGTCTATATAATGACTTTAATTTTATAAGAGAAACTTTAAATGAGAGTGACTTAAAGGAGTTTGATAAAATTTGGTTGAAAGAAGAAGGTGCAAACTATGACAGTTCTCTATTAAATCTAACAAAATATTTATATAATTACTATCAAAAAAGGGTAATTTTATTAATAGATGAATACGATAGCCCTTTAATAACAGCTAATCAAAGAGGATACTATAAAGATTCAATAAACTTTTTCAGAAATTTTTTAAGCTTAGTTCTAAAAACAAATTCAAATTTAAAAATGGGAGTGTTGACTGGTATAGTACAAGTTGCAAAAGAAGGAATATTTTCAGGTTTAAATAATGTAATAGTATGTAATATACTAGGAAATGATTTTGAAACTTTTTTTGGTTTAAGTGAAGAAGAAGTAGAAAACTCTTTAAAATATTTTGAGTTAGAATATGAAATAGAAGAAGTAAAGAAATGGTATGATGGCTATAAATTTGGAAACTCAGAAGTATACAATCCTTGGTCTATAATAAATTATCTTAGAACAAAAGAATTGCAAGCATATTGGGTAAATACCTCAGATAATGCTTTAATCTATGATAATTTAAAAAATTCAACAGTAGATGTATTTAATAATTTACAAACTTTATTTGAAGGAAAAGAAATAAAAAAAGAAATAAGTCCATTTTTTACTTTTGAAGAATTATCAAAGTTTGATGGAATATGGCAGTTAATGGTATACAATGGATATTTAAAGATAAATGAAAAACTATCCAATGATGAGTATATGGTAAAAATACCAAACTATGAAATACAGACATTTTTTAAAAAAGGTTTTATAGATAAATTTTTAGTGAGTGGGAATTATTTTAATCCAATGATGGATACCTTATTAGATGGAGATATAGAAGAATTTGAAAGAAGATTACAAAATATATTTTTAGTAAACACAAGTTTTTATGATTTAAAAGGAGAAAAAGTATATCATTCATTATTTTTAGGAATGTTAATTTGGTTAAGGGATAAATATGAAGTGAAATCAAATGGAGAAAGAGGACATGGAAGATATGATGCAATGTTAATTCCACTTGATAAAGTGAAACCAGCTTATGTATTTGAATTTAAAGTATCAAAAACTATAAAAGGCTTAAATGCAAAAGCAGAGGAAGCCTTAGAACAAATAAAAGAAAAGCAATATGATGTGGGATTAAAAGAAAAAGGAATATCTAAGATATATAGAATAGGAATAGCATTTAAAGGTAAAAATGTGAAAGTTAAATATGAAATAGCATAA